One stretch of Cyanobacterium stanieri LEGE 03274 DNA includes these proteins:
- a CDS encoding methyl-accepting chemotaxis protein: MTQTPQKPHLNLDNIPTNNKTRLVVDAPLYSPQKPKTVKKESSPLVQWFYDLSLRRKQLLVLLSAQTVAIASLVGVSVTQIITGGRAQLVNQSISELEATKINYGIKINQMGFGFRGQSDNTAVIQGAIAGNNITPENKAIVRQILANEISARDIEYATLVGLDRRIIVNANNDRTGELFDPNGLVSRVIENPEQIRISELVPWEDLERENPPNLGLFEPNSPALIRYTFTPVFALNSDQVVGVLVSGDVVNGKYTIVEDTIQEFSGGYAAIYKLLEGGEFRMATALIGRGENEQRDVAVDNNAVLERAVLEDDRIVSDRTAIAGEIHTVTAEVIKNSLGDSVGIIVRGTPERDLNSILRNSVTFQIQVAIGVILFSLLLIIILGKAIAQRVEALQSTTEKFMAGDYNTQAQILGDDEIGKLARTFNELAANIANNEGMLLLDNEKGVLLQEITGSRTLDEEDVNQVFNKALKKAKKILRVDRLVIYRFKPDWSGYISNEAGDPRFPSALEEQINDPCIPIELRQAYINGRVVPTTDVYNAGFAPEHEALMYRLQIKSNLVVPIISQGKLFALFIAHHCQNQHTWGEKEISFMGQIALRFGVILDRVGLLKSQMIAARSAEQLKEITLAIASKTNREELLEQVVNDVRYAIGSDRTIVYEFDENWQGTIIAESVEEEYPKALGAVIADPCFADKYVERYQQGRVQATPNIYKAGLTDCHLQQLKPFGVIANLVAPILVDQKLLGLLICHQCSGERNWESGEIELFSQLSTQVGLGLERVNLLEAQKESEQEQRQAKELLQKRALDLLMQVDPVSEGDLTIRATVTEDEIGTIADSYNATIESLRKIVSQVQTAATSVTKTTTINENDVNVLQAEIKEQVLNITQALKTIEAMSNSSTLVAENAEQAEEVLQRAQESVEMGEVAMNRTVKSIMEIRTTVQQATKQMKRLGDTTQNISNVVGLIGRFAAQTHLLALKASIEAARAGEQGTGFAVIAEEVRTLASQSASATADIDKLVTDILSETKVVVTAMEQGNEQVVEGSKLVEETRQSLNQITAATSQINELVEAIAEAAFEQSENSENVGEKMTDVARVAQKTTVSVTKLSDSFRQLLEVAQELESNVAQFKVG, from the coding sequence ATGACCCAAACACCCCAAAAGCCCCATCTCAATCTTGACAATATTCCTACTAATAATAAAACCCGTTTAGTAGTTGATGCCCCCCTGTATTCTCCCCAAAAGCCCAAAACTGTTAAAAAAGAATCGTCTCCCTTGGTGCAGTGGTTTTATGATCTTTCCCTACGGCGTAAACAGCTATTGGTATTATTGAGTGCGCAAACCGTGGCGATCGCCTCTTTGGTGGGGGTCAGTGTAACCCAGATTATTACGGGGGGACGGGCGCAATTAGTTAACCAATCCATCTCCGAGCTAGAAGCCACCAAAATTAACTATGGCATTAAAATCAATCAGATGGGTTTTGGTTTTCGGGGACAATCCGATAACACCGCCGTCATTCAAGGGGCGATCGCAGGTAACAACATTACCCCAGAAAATAAAGCCATCGTCAGACAAATCCTCGCCAACGAAATCAGCGCCCGTGACATAGAATATGCCACCTTAGTTGGTTTAGATCGCCGTATTATCGTCAACGCCAACAACGATCGCACCGGGGAACTATTTGATCCCAACGGCCTAGTTAGTAGAGTTATTGAAAATCCAGAACAAATCAGAATTAGTGAATTAGTACCATGGGAAGACTTAGAAAGAGAAAATCCCCCCAATTTAGGGCTATTTGAACCCAACAGCCCTGCCCTGATTCGTTATACCTTTACCCCCGTATTTGCCCTCAATAGTGATCAAGTGGTCGGGGTATTAGTATCAGGGGACGTAGTTAACGGTAAATATACCATCGTTGAAGATACCATTCAAGAATTTAGTGGAGGTTATGCCGCCATTTACAAACTCCTAGAAGGGGGAGAATTCCGCATGGCCACCGCCCTCATCGGACGAGGGGAAAACGAACAAAGAGATGTTGCCGTTGATAATAACGCCGTGTTAGAAAGAGCAGTTTTAGAAGACGATCGCATCGTATCCGATCGTACCGCCATCGCTGGGGAAATTCACACCGTCACCGCCGAAGTGATCAAAAACAGTTTAGGGGACTCCGTGGGTATTATCGTTCGTGGTACTCCTGAAAGGGATCTTAACTCCATTTTAAGAAACAGCGTTACCTTCCAAATCCAAGTAGCCATCGGTGTAATTCTCTTTAGTCTTTTACTGATCATTATTCTTGGCAAGGCGATCGCCCAGAGAGTAGAAGCCCTACAAAGTACCACCGAAAAATTTATGGCCGGGGATTACAACACCCAAGCCCAAATATTAGGAGATGATGAAATCGGTAAACTAGCGAGAACCTTTAACGAACTAGCCGCCAACATCGCCAACAACGAAGGAATGCTATTACTCGACAACGAAAAAGGGGTTCTCCTCCAAGAAATTACGGGTTCTCGTACCCTTGACGAAGAGGACGTAAACCAAGTATTTAACAAAGCCCTCAAAAAAGCCAAAAAAATTCTACGGGTCGATCGTCTCGTTATCTACCGTTTCAAACCCGACTGGAGTGGCTATATTTCCAACGAAGCAGGAGATCCCAGATTTCCCAGCGCCCTAGAAGAACAAATCAACGATCCCTGTATTCCCATCGAACTCAGACAAGCCTACATTAACGGTAGGGTAGTACCCACCACCGATGTTTATAACGCAGGGTTTGCCCCCGAACATGAAGCCCTCATGTATCGACTACAAATTAAATCTAATTTAGTAGTACCCATCATTAGCCAAGGAAAACTGTTTGCCCTATTCATCGCCCACCACTGTCAAAACCAACACACCTGGGGAGAAAAAGAAATCAGTTTTATGGGTCAAATTGCCCTTCGTTTTGGGGTCATCCTAGATAGGGTAGGGCTACTCAAATCCCAAATGATTGCCGCCCGTAGTGCTGAACAACTCAAAGAAATTACCCTCGCCATTGCCTCAAAAACCAACCGAGAAGAACTCTTAGAACAAGTAGTTAACGACGTTCGTTATGCTATAGGGAGCGATCGCACCATAGTCTATGAATTTGATGAAAACTGGCAGGGAACAATTATCGCCGAATCCGTAGAAGAAGAATATCCCAAAGCCCTAGGGGCAGTTATTGCCGATCCCTGTTTTGCCGATAAGTACGTAGAACGGTATCAACAAGGAAGGGTTCAAGCTACCCCCAACATTTACAAAGCAGGGTTAACCGACTGTCACCTACAGCAATTAAAACCCTTCGGAGTCATTGCCAACCTCGTTGCCCCCATCTTAGTAGATCAAAAACTATTGGGTTTATTAATCTGTCATCAATGCTCTGGGGAAAGAAACTGGGAATCAGGAGAAATTGAACTCTTTAGCCAACTATCCACCCAAGTCGGTTTAGGTTTAGAAAGGGTAAATCTATTAGAAGCCCAAAAAGAATCAGAACAAGAACAAAGACAAGCAAAAGAACTATTACAAAAACGAGCCTTAGACCTTCTCATGCAGGTAGATCCAGTGTCAGAAGGGGATTTAACCATCCGAGCCACCGTTACCGAAGATGAAATCGGTACCATTGCCGATTCCTACAACGCCACCATCGAAAGTTTAAGGAAAATTGTATCTCAGGTACAAACCGCCGCTACCTCCGTAACCAAAACCACCACCATTAACGAAAATGATGTCAATGTCTTACAAGCGGAAATCAAGGAGCAGGTATTAAACATTACCCAAGCTCTAAAAACCATCGAAGCCATGAGTAATTCTAGTACCCTGGTGGCGGAAAATGCTGAACAGGCAGAGGAGGTGCTACAAAGGGCCCAAGAAAGTGTGGAAATGGGTGAAGTAGCCATGAATCGTACCGTAAAATCAATTATGGAAATTCGGACAACGGTACAACAGGCCACCAAACAGATGAAACGCTTAGGGGATACCACCCAAAATATTTCCAATGTGGTCGGTCTGATCGGTCGTTTTGCCGCTCAAACTCACCTTTTGGCTTTGAAGGCATCCATCGAGGCCGCCCGTGCAGGGGAGCAAGGAACAGGGTTTGCGGTAATTGCTGAGGAGGTAAGAACTTTGGCTAGTCAATCGGCTTCGGCAACGGCAGACATTGATAAGCTAGTTACGGATATTCTTTCGGAAACAAAAGTAGTGGTAACGGCCATGGAACAAGGTAATGAACAGGTGGTAGAAGGTAGTAAACTGGTGGAAGAAACCCGTCAGAGTCTTAACCAAATTACGGCGGCAACCTCTCAGATTAATGAGTTGGTAGAGGCGATCGCCGAAGCGGCCTTTGAACAGTCGGAAAACTCGGAAAATGTGGGGGAAAAAATGACTGATGTGGCAAGGGTAGCGCAAAAAACTACGGTATCTGTAACCAAGCTCTCGGATTCTTTCCGTCAATTGCTTGAGGTTGCTCAGGAGTTAGAATCTAATGTGGCTCAGTTTAAAGTAGGGTAG
- a CDS encoding peptidylprolyl isomerase — MKANWWQRLTKIIVATVLIFTGAIALTPTPWQNAHAILAQGDAITDPEAILRYALPIENKNIREVQSNIEKIEKDLRSKRWKRVDKEVRNAAFALKLHADDIAQDVPAEFAERSQELVNAIVEEVETLPELVERQKREEILAVREEILANITELEEGMVTGFPFEVPQDYANLPQLKGRAKVNITTTQGDLILVVDGYSAPVTGGNFVDLVQRKFYDGLPFIRAEDFYVIQTGDPEGQEVGFIDPDTNKYRSIPLEILVQGESEPIYGFTTEDVGMYLAQPVLPFNAYGAVALARPSTDPNGGSSQFFFFKFDTEVTPPGYNLMDGRFAVFAYVTEGAEVLEKLTPEDKVISAEVIEGAENLVLPQA; from the coding sequence ATGAAAGCTAATTGGTGGCAACGCCTGACAAAAATAATCGTTGCAACAGTATTAATATTTACAGGGGCGATCGCCCTTACCCCTACTCCATGGCAGAATGCCCATGCCATCTTGGCGCAAGGGGATGCGATTACCGATCCAGAGGCAATATTGAGATATGCCCTGCCCATTGAAAATAAAAACATCAGAGAAGTTCAGAGTAACATCGAAAAAATAGAAAAAGATTTAAGATCAAAACGTTGGAAAAGAGTTGATAAAGAAGTAAGAAACGCCGCCTTTGCCCTCAAACTCCATGCCGATGACATCGCCCAAGATGTACCCGCTGAATTTGCCGAGCGCTCCCAGGAATTAGTAAATGCGATCGTCGAAGAAGTAGAAACCTTACCAGAATTAGTCGAAAGACAAAAAAGAGAAGAAATCCTTGCTGTTAGAGAAGAAATTTTAGCTAACATTACCGAACTAGAAGAAGGAATGGTCACAGGATTTCCCTTTGAAGTACCCCAAGATTATGCTAATTTACCTCAACTAAAAGGCAGAGCCAAAGTAAACATCACCACCACCCAAGGAGATTTAATCCTAGTGGTAGATGGCTACAGCGCCCCCGTCACAGGTGGTAACTTCGTTGACTTAGTGCAAAGAAAATTTTATGATGGACTACCCTTCATCCGTGCCGAAGACTTCTACGTCATTCAAACAGGAGATCCCGAAGGGCAAGAAGTAGGTTTTATCGATCCCGACACTAACAAATATCGTTCTATTCCCCTCGAAATTTTAGTACAGGGAGAATCCGAGCCTATTTACGGCTTTACCACCGAAGATGTGGGAATGTACCTAGCACAACCAGTGTTACCCTTTAACGCTTATGGAGCAGTGGCTTTAGCCCGTCCTAGCACCGACCCCAATGGTGGTTCATCCCAGTTTTTCTTCTTCAAATTTGACACAGAAGTAACCCCCCCCGGTTATAACCTCATGGACGGCAGATTTGCTGTATTTGCCTATGTTACCGAAGGTGCAGAAGTATTAGAAAAACTAACCCCTGAAGATAAAGTTATTTCGGCGGAAGTAATAGAGGGCGCTGAAAATTTAGTTTTACCCCAAGCATAG
- a CDS encoding high intensity light-inducible lhc-like protein: protein MEDKGKLGFTAFAENWNGRLAMLGFLIGILTELLTGQGILSQLGLM from the coding sequence ATGGAAGATAAAGGAAAATTAGGTTTCACCGCTTTTGCTGAAAACTGGAATGGTCGTTTAGCAATGTTAGGATTCTTAATCGGTATTTTAACCGAGTTATTAACTGGTCAAGGAATTCTCTCCCAGTTAGGTTTAATGTAA